The following is a genomic window from Desulfomicrobium escambiense DSM 10707.
ATCAGCTTGAAGGCTGCTTCGTCCACAGCCACTACGAGGTCCGGACGCATGAAGGCGTATTTGCGCTTCAAACAGTCCGGCAGGCTGTCAATGTAGGTTTGGTCGAGGTTGCGCTTGGTATCCAGGTGCTCGACCCTGATGACGAGCTCCGGGTCGAACTGATGCAGGCTGGTCTCCAGGGCGTGCAGGATGTCGTCGGACCACTTGTAGCCGGGATGGTAGGAATTGAGGACAAGCACCTGGCCGGCGCCCTGTGCCCCTTGCGGGCACAGGGCGAGGAAAACGACCGCCAGGATGGACAGCAGCACGCAGCGAAAGGGGCTCCAGGCGGCCGTTCCGGGATCAGCCAAGGAGCGTCTCTCCCTGCAGCACGCTTCCGGCGGGCACCACGGCCTGGACCGGCCCTTTGTTGACGATGCGCACGTCGCCGACGCAGCGCACCCCCTCCTCGAAGCGCACGTCCCCTTCGACCTTCAGGCTCGCGCAATCCAGCAGGGACGGCGGGGTCTGGGGGAAGCGCTCGAGAAAGGCGTCGATCTTCTTGAAGAACTTTCCGTCCAGGGAAACCTCCGGCATGGCGTCCTTGCGCAGCGGGTTGGGCACGATGGTGTCACGCTCCGTGCGGATGAAGCAGTCGGACATGACCAGCAGCAGGTCGTTCGTGGTCTTGACCGGGGCGAAGCGCTTGCGGGGCACGATGACGGCCTGGGCGTTCAGGAAGTTGGTGATGGCCGAGCCCATGGCCGTCTCCAGCTGGAAGACCTTGGGCGAGGCAGGGTCGCGCGGGTCCAGGGTCTTGGGGTTGATGATGAGGTCCAGCGGCATCATGCGGTGGGACACGAAGACCGACTGCAGCACGCGCAGGTCGACCCAGATGGAATTGGTGTTGAAGAAGCGGTACTTGCCGATGTCGCCGAAGGAGTCCATCTCCTGGTCCGGGCACTGGGCCACCTCGCGCAGGGCCAGCTGGTTGTTCTTCTTCAGGCGGCAGAGGTGACCTCCCTTCTTGTCCTGCTCCGTGCGCCGGGCCACCTCCATGAGGAAGGGCAGCTTGTGGTGAACCATGTAGCCGAGCAGCCGGCGGTTCATGATGGCCCCGAGGTTGTCGGAGTTGGAGATGAAGGCGTAGTTGTAGCCCTTGTCCAGCAGGGCGTCGAGAATGCCCGAGGTGATCATGGCCGTGTAGATGTCGCCGTGGCCGGGGGGGTTCCACTCCAGCTCGGGGTTCTGGGGCCAGGAGGCCGGGGAGTGGTCCTTGGCCATGATCTTTGGGTAGCGGTGCTGGAGAAAGGCCAAGTCGATGCCGGTGGTGCCGTTGTTGAAGTTCCCGACCTTGAGCATGGTGTCCATGTGGGTCTTGAAGCTGTTCATGAAGATCTGCGGGAACTCCACGCCGTAGTGGGCACGCACGGTCTTGGCCTGCAGGAGGATGAGGTCCAGGAAGCTCAGGCCGTCCTTGACCGGGATGAGGGATTTGGCCGACTCCAGGCCCATGCTCGTGCCCAGGCCGCCGTTGAGCTTGATGACCGCGGTCTGCTCCAGGGCCTTTTCGCCGACGTCCTTGAACTGGTCCATGGCGTCGTAATCGGCCAGTTCGACGTCCTCGACGGGCAGGATGTCGCGGTCCGAGAGCTTGCCTTGGGCGCCGTAGAGGAACTGGTTGAAGTAGCACTTGAAGGTGTTGATGACGATGGGCGGCAGTCCCTGCTGTTCCATCTTCAGGGCGAAGGGGCGGAAGAGGGTGGAGAGCTTGGGGTCGTCGACGCTGACGCAGCTTATATCCTTTGCCATGAGGTTTCCTTGGTGATTGAGGTTTCGCGTGCGCACGTCCGGGCCGGTGCGCGAGCATCCCGATTCGGGTCGCGGATGTGTGCCAGAAATAGTTCAACAAAGTCGGTTCGTCCATATGGCCGAAGGACGAAAGTGGAACATTTTTCTTCGTTTGCGCAAAAAAAGCTGCCAGACGGGAGCCCACCCGCCTTTGTCAGGGGTGGACGGGGAGGCTGACGGTCATGATCGCCCGGCCTTCCGCGCGGGTCAGCAGGAGATGGCCGCCTATGCGCTCCACCAGGCGGGAGCACATGGCCAGGTTCACCTCCTCGTCCTCGAAGGGCATGAACAGGCGGTATTCGTCCACGGCCGCGTCCCCGACGGGGCTCATGGTCAGGGTCACGTGGAGCAGGCCTGCGGCCGCGGACGCCGTGATGTGGATGGAGCCCGACTCGGCCACGACGTCGGCACCATGGCCGAGGAGATAGATGAAGATGCGGTGCAGGAACTCCTGGTCCGCCAGGACGGGCGGCAGATCGTCGTCGATCTCGTTTCTGCAGGCGATGGACTTGTGCTCCAGGCGGATGGACAGCAGGCGCATGACGAAGTCGAGGGTTGCGGGCACGGAGCAGCGCGTCAGAGTCACGGCCAGGGGTTCGAGGTAGGCGTTGACGCGTTGCACCAGGCGTTCGAGACGGTTGCATTCGTCCATGATGACCTCGGTCTCGCGGGCATCGGGGTACCTGGCCCGCAGCTGCCGGGCGAAGCCGCCCAGGGAGACGAGGGGGTTGCGGATCTCGTGAGCCACCTCTTCGGTCATGCTGCGCAGCATGTTCAGACGCTCGTTCTGAATGAGCACCTTATCCATGTAGGCATTGCGGGTCACGTCCTGGATCATGCCCTCCATGCGGTCCGGGGCGTCGTCCCCGCGGTGCGGGCTGGGTATGGACTGGATGCGCAGCTCGATTTCGTACCCCTTTTTGTGCAGAAATCGGAAATCCAGCCGGAACTCCGTGGCGTTGGCTTTGAAACCGTTCTTCAGGCCGGCCGTGAACTTCCTTCGGTCCGCAGGCGCGATGCGCTTCAGGAAGGCCATGGGCTCCTGCTGTATCTCTTCGGGCGTGTAGCCGAGGATGTCCAGGGTGGCGCGGTTCAGGAACTCGAACTCCCGGTTGCGGTTGATGCTGAAGATGATGACCGGCAGGTTCTGCACGAGACGGAAAAGGTGCTCCTGGCTGTCCTGCACCCGTTGCGTGAGTCGGGCCTGGGCCAGGCAGTTGCGCACGGCGTTGAGAAAGACGTCCATGCTGGCGATGGGCTTGGTGACGTAGTCCCAGGCGCCAGCCTTGAAGGCTTCGATGGCCGCGTCGATGTGCGTCCGGCCCGAGACGATGATGACGGGCGTGGCCGGGCGGAGCCTTTTCATGGCCGAGAGCAGTTCGAGGCCGTCGCCGCCGGGGATGCCGAGGTCCAGCAGGACCAAGTCCGCAGGCCCCAGTTCGAAAAGCTCCAGGGCCTGGTGGGCCTGCGCCGCCTCGCATACGGCGAAGCCGGCGTCCTGCAGGAAATGGCGCAGCGCCTCGCGGAAGGTCGCCTCGTCCTCGATGATCAGTATGGAATCGACCATGTTCAAGCCTCTGCCGTCCGGCGCCCTATGCGCGGGGCATGATGATGGAAAAGATGTTCATGGGCGCTTCGTAGGCGTAGCCGACCCGGCCGCGGTGGAGTTCGACGATCTGCTTGACGAAGGACAGGCCGTGGCCGCTTCCGTCCACGCTGTCCGTCTCCGCCGACCGGAACCCCTCGTCGAAGAGGCGGGCCTGCTCCTCGGGGGGAATCTCGGGACCCGTGGTGGCCACGAAGACGCGGACCCCTTCCCTGCCCTGACCGAAGGAGTCCGGCACGGTCTCCCATCCGTAGCGCATGAGCTTCTCGCCGGTCCCGCCGTCCTGGCCGGCTGGCCTGGTGTACTTGATGGCGTTGGCCAGCAGGTTGGCAAAGACCTGGGAAAAGAGCCCCAGGTCCGCCTGCAGCACGACGTCCTCGTCAATGCGCACGTCCGGGGCGACCTCGATGCGGATGCCTTGGGCGCGGAACATGGACAGGAAGCGCTCGATCTGGGGTTCGAAGATCTGGCTCTTGAAACGGCACGGCTTGAGGAGGAGGTCGTAGCCGCCTTTCTCGAAATGGCTGCGCCGCAGCAGGCTTTCCAGGAACAGGCTCGAATGCTGGAAGCGTCTGGAGATGGTCTTCTGCAGGGCCAGCAGGTCCCGGGCCAGGACGGGCAGTTCGAGACGCGCGTCGCGGTCCGGGGCGTCGCGCCTGGGCGGGGCGAGCCCGTCGATCCTGTGCTGCAGTTGGGTCAGCTGGCGTTCCAGCTGCAGGAAAAGAAGCTTGAACTGGATATTGGGCACGATGACGTTGTGCCCGATGTCACGAACCAGGTTGTTGATGAAGGTGAGGCGCTTGCGGTTGCTCACGGCCGTCAGCTTGACGGCCATGACGCGGGCGGCCCCGCGCGCGTACTCCAGCCAGAACGCATCCTCGTCCGGCGGCACTTCGCGGTGCAGGGACAGGGCGCCGAGCAGCGTCGGCTCCTGTTCGGCGTCGCAGATGGTCACGATGGTGGCCCCGTCAGTACGGACGATGCCCGGAGACTGGGGGCACGGCGGGTCGGGCAGGCTGAACACCTTTGATCCCTGGGCGCTGGTGGTCCGGCGCAGGCGCAGGTCCCCTTTGGGGCCGCGCATGTACAGGGAGGCGGGCGTTCCCAGGCAGATGTCGGGAACGAGCACGCAGAGGGACTTGAAGTCGCGCAGGGATTCGAATTCCAGGCCCAGTTCGAAGAAGATGTTCAGCGCCGTGAGCCTGTCCGCAGGAAGCCCCTCATCCTTGCGGCGGGCGAGACGTTCGAGGATTCTGGTGCGGATGTGGGCGCGTTTTGGCGGCGCGGGCTGCATGGAACACTCCTTGCCGGGCTGGGCCGAACGTCGTCAGCATAGCCCAGGCGCAGGCCTCCCGCAATCAGGGTTTGCGCGTTTTGCCCCGCACGTCGTACTTTTTCGGGTCGAGGTTGTATTTCTTGATCTTGTAGTTGATGATCCGGTAGCTGGCGCGCAGCTCCCGGGCCACCTGCAGCATGTTGCCACCGCACTTCTGCAGGGCCTCCACGAGGATCTCCTGTTCGAACTTGCCCACGGCCTCGCCGAAGGACAGCTGGTTGTCCGTGGCCGAACTCTCGGCCGTCTGCAGGGTCGGGGGCAGATGGTAGGTGCGGATGGCCTCCTCGTTGCAGATCAGCGCCGCGCGCTCCATGCAGTTGCGCAGTTCGCGCACGTTGCCCGGCCACTGGTACTGGGTCAGGAGGTCGATGGCCGGCATGGAGATGCGCTTGATGTTCTTGGCGTATTCCTTGGAGAAGAACTCCAGGAAGTACTCGGCCAGAGGCAGGATGTCCTCCCGGCGCTCGCGCAGGGGCGGAATGAAGATGGGGAAGACGTTGATGCGGTAGTAGAGGTCCTCGCGGAAGCGGCCCGACTGGATGAGGTTCTCCAGGGGCTGGTGCGTGGCGCAGATGATGCGCACGTCGACCTTGATGCTCTTTTCGCTGCCCAGGCGCTGGATCTCGCCCTCCTGCAGGGCGCGCAGCAGCTTGGCCTGGGCCTCGGCGCTCAGTTCGCCGATCTCGTCGAGGAAGAGGGTGCCCGTGTGGGCCAACTCGAAGCGGCCCTTCTTGGTGCCCACGGCGCCGGTGAAAGCCCCGCGTTCATGGCCGAAGAGTTCGCTCTCCAGCAGTTCCGAGGGCAGGGCGGCGCAGTTCAGGCGCACCAGGGGCTTGGTGCGGCGGGAGCTGGCGTTGTGGATGGCCTCGGCCAGCAACTCCTTGCCAGTGCCGGATTCGCCGCGAAGCAAAACCGAGGCCTTGCTGGACGCGACCTGCATGATCTGCCCCATGACGAAGGCCATGGCCTTGGAGGTGGCCACGATCTTGGCCTGCATGAGAGCCTTCTCGCGGTCCATGGTCTCGCCCAGGAAACCCATGGAGGCCCACAGCTCCTTCTGGGCCATGTTCTCCTGCAGGTAGGCGGTCTGGCGGGCGATGACCGCGGCCAGCACCTCCAGAAAGGCGCAGTGCATGCGCAGGACGTCCAGGGGCTGGCAGGGGATGTCGGCGCTCAGCACGCCCAGGGCCTCGGTCAAGCCGTCGGCGTTGATGCGCGAAATGGGCACGCAGATGAAGGACAGCTCGGCCAGTTCCTTGGGGGAACGCCCCATGGCCTTGTTCAGGAACCGCTCGTCACGCTCCATGGCCTCGACGATGATGGGCTTGCCGCTGCCCAGGACCTGCCCCGTGACGCCCTGGCCGGGCGTGTAGGTGGCCTTGACCGGCCCCTTGTGCCCGTACGTCAGGTCGAAGCGGATGGTATTGGTCTTGGGGTCGAAGATGGCCAGGGCCATGCGCTTGTACTTCATGGCCTCGGCCGTCATGGACAGCAGGCTGTCCAGGCTCGACTGGAGGGGGCTCAGGGGGTCGAGCTGCTGCACCGTGGCGTGCAGGGTCTGCAGATAGTGCAGAAAATCGTCGGTTGTCATGAGGATTGCGTCCGATATCCCGAAGTTGGTGCGGGCGAAGCCGGCCGCCGCGCGGTTGCGGCGGCGGGCCGTGCATCGGTCTCTAGCCCTGGGTCTTGGCCTTGAGCTTGCCGATCTTGTAGTCGAGGAAGGCGTCGTTCCCGCTGTCCTTGGTCTTCAGGGCCTCGTATTCGGCGATGGCCAGGTCGGACTGCCCGGCCTTTTCCGCGGCGAAGGCCAGATTGGCGGAGATGGCCCCGGCGAACTCCTCGCCGGCGTCCTTCTTCAGGGCGGACAGGATGGTCACGGCGCCGGCGTAGTCGCCCTTGAAGACCAGGGCCTTGGCTTCGCCGAGCCCGGTCACGGTCTTCATGTTCGCGCTCGGGGCCAGGGCCTTCCAGGCGGCGGCGGCCTTGTCGTAGTCGCCTGCGTCCATGAAGATCCGGGCCAGTTCGAGCTGGGCAGCAGGCCGCAGGCTTGCGGGACCGGTCTGGACGAAGGACTGGAGCTTCTCGGCGCGCGCGGCCTGGTCGTCCAGGACCATGATGGAGCCGAGCTGGCTCACGGCCTTCTCGTGCTGGGAAGACTGGTAGGAGGTGACCCCTGTGTACACGGCCACGGCGGCCACGATGCCGCCGACGGCGATGCCGATGGGCTTGATATTGTCGAGGATCTTTTTCAGCAGGGGATGGATGTCCGAGTCCATTTCCTGTTCGATGGTCTTGAGGATATCGAGATGGGGGGTGCGTTCGTCCATGGAAGGCTCCTTAAATTTCAAATTGCCATTATTGTAAAAGCTCTGCCTGTGTATGCGGAATCAGAAAAAAGGTCAAAGGGAATGCTGCGGGAAAAAATATATTGAGATCAATGAGTTTTTGGCGAAAAGGGGGACTGCGCCCCGACCGTTTCTTGCCTGGCGGACGGCCTTGGTATAGTCTTTAATGAACATCATTTTCACGATTCGGCTTTGGACCCCCAGCAGACAGGAGTGACGGATGAATCTGGAAACGCAAATGCGCGAACTGGCCGCGTCGGCCCGGGCGGCGTCGCGGACACTGGCCACGGCCACGGGATGTCAGCGCGACACGGTGCTGACGGTCCTGGCGGGCCTCCTCGAAGAGACCCGCGGTGAGATTTTCGCGGCCAACGCCAAGGACCTCGACGCCGCCAGGGCGGCGGGCCTCGACGAGGCCCGCATCGACCGCCTGCGCATCACCGACAAGGGCGTCGACTCCATGGCCGCGGCCTGCCGGCACGTGGCCGGACTGTCCGACCCCGTGGGCGAGGTCGAGGGCATGATCAAGCGCCCCAACGGCCTGCTCGTGGGCCGCATGCGCATCCCCCTGGGCGTCATCGCCATCATCTACGAGTCCCGGCCCAATGTGACGGTCGACGCGGCCATCCTCTGCCTCAAGGCCGGCAACAGCGTCATCCTGCGCGGCGGCTCCGAGGCCTACCACTCCAACCAGATCCTGGGCGGCCTCCTGCGCAGGGCCCTGGACACGGCCGGGCTGCCCGAGGGCTGCGTGCAGATGGTCCCGACCACGGACCGGGCCGCGGTCAAGCATCTCCTGTCGCTGGACGAGTATATCGACGTGGTCATCCCGCGCGGCGGCGAGGGTCTCATCCGGGCCGTGGTCAAGGACGCGACCATGCCCGTGCTCAAGCACTACAAGGGCGTCTGCCACATTTACGTCCACGCCGACGCGGACCAGGACCAGGCCCTGGCCATCATCGAGAACGCCAAGGTCCAGCGCCCCGGCGTGTGCAACGCACTGGAGTGCCTGCTGGTCCACCGCGAGGCGGCGCAGTCCTTCCTGCCGCGTCTGGCTGAGCGCCTCGCACCCCAGGGCGTGACCTTCCGGGCCTGCCCCCGCTCCCTGGCCCTGCTCGGCCCCTCGGCCCAGCCCGCGGCGGCCGACGACTACGGCCGCGAGTTCCTGGCACTGACCCTGGCCGTCAAGGTCGTGGACACCCAGCGCGAGGCCGAGGAGCACATTGCCGCCCACGGCTCCGGCCATTCGGAAGCCATCCTGACCCGCACCCACGACCGCGCCATGCGTTTCCTGCGCACGGTGGACGCCTCCTGCGTGCTCATCAATGCGTCCACGCGCTTCAACGACGGCGGCGAACTGGGCCTGGGGGCCGAGATCGGGATCAGCACTTCCAAGATCCATTCCTACGGCCCCATGGGTGTAAAGGAACTGACGAGCCTGAAGTTCATCGTCTTCGGCGAAGGACAGGTGCGTGCCTAACCCCCTGGCCGGATCGGTCGGGATACTCGGCGGCACGTTCAACCCCGTGCACAACGGCCACCTGCGCATGGCCCTGGAGGCCAGGGAGGCCCTGGGCCTGGCGCGGGTGGACCTGATGCCCGCCCGCATCCCGCCGCACAAGGGCGAGGTGGGCTTGCTGGATTTCGACACACGCCTGGGCCTGCTGCGCGAGGCGGTCGAAGGCGTGGACGGCCTGGGGGCGAGCGACTTCGAGGGCGGGATGCCGGTTCCGTCCTACTCCTTCGCCACGCTGACCCGCCTGCGCGAGTTCGCCCCGGACGTGAACCACGTCTTCATCCTCGGCAGCACGGATCTGCTGACCCTGCCCGAATGGCACCGCGGGCTCGAACTGCCACTGCTGGCGGATCTGGCCGTGGTGGACCGCATGGGCATCGGGCTTGACAGGGTCGACGGCTTTCTGGACGAACACTGGCGTTTTGAGAAGGAGGGTCCCGGCCTGCGGCGCATCGCCGGCGGCCGGCTCGTGGCCTTCGTGAGCATGCCGCGGCTTGACATCAGCGCGAGCATGGTGCGGGACAAGTTTTGCGCGGGCCTGGAGACATCCGGGCTCGTGCCCGAGGCGGTCAGGCGCAGGTTGCGGGACGAATCCCGCGTCTTCCTGGACTGCTGGCAATCACAACCCTGACGGAGGAATCATGGTCGGACATATCGTGATGTGGAAACTGAAGGACAGCGCCGAGGGCAAGACCGCGGCCGAAAACGCGAAGATCATGAAGGACATGCTGTCCGCCCTGCCTGGGCTCATCCCCGAGCTGCGCACCCTGGTCGTGAGCGCGGACGTATTCGCATCCATCCCGGAGACCCAGGTCGTGCTGTACACCGTCTTCGACTCCCCCGAAGACCTGCAGACCTACCAAGTCCATCCCGAACACCAGAAATGCGTGTCCTTCGTCTCCGCCGTCGCGGCCGAGAGAAGGGTGGTGGACTACAACTTCTAGCCTTCCGGCCCGCTCCCTCTGAAATGAAAAACCCCGTCGCGAGACGGGGTTTTTCGTTGCCCTACCCTGCCAGCAGGGCCACCTTGACCTGTTTGACGCCGAAGTTCTTGGCTTTCTCGGTGTCCGGGAAGAAGATATCCACGCGCTGCGTGTGGCGCTTGGACATGAGATCGGCAATCTCGAAGATCCCGTGCCCTTTGACGTAGACCTTCTTTCCGAAGACCCAGCCCTGGTCGAAGAGGTCTCGGCTGACGGCGACGATGCCGGGCCGGGCCTTGACCATACTTGCGGTGACATGCGGATCGGGTCCGCATTCGGCCTCGGTCGGGCTGTAGGCCGTGACCGTGACCTCCTTGATCTTCATCTGTTCGAGTTCCGCCACCTGGCGGGTCAGTTCCTGCCGTTCCTCGTCGAGGGCCTGGATGCGGGGCAGGTACTGTTGCCGCGCTTCCGACTCGGCCGTCTTCTGCACCCCGAATCCCACCAGGGTGGAAAACATGGCGAAGAAGAGGGAGGTGACGACAAAAGAGCCGTGACCGTTCATATATACCTCGTGATGCTTCAGTTGATGCCGCCGGCGGGAATCGGGAGAGGGGAGACGGGCAGGAGAAAGGGGAGCGGGAAATGCCGGCCGCATGACACAAGAGAGTCCATAACGATTTTGCATGTAACCGATGAAGCGAAGGGAGGCAACCCCAGGGGAAGGGCATTGGATTTGGGGTGGCCCAGGAAGGAAAAGTCATTCCTTCCTGGGGGATGGGATGATTACTTGGTATTTTGGGGTACGAAGTTCAGGGCAGCCGAATTGATGCAGTAGCGCAGGCCGGTGGGCTTGGGCCCGTCCGGGAAGACGTGTCCGAGGTGCCCGTCGCAGACGGCGCAGACCACTTCCGTGCGGACCATGAACCAGGAGCGGTCCTCGTGCGTGGAGACATGCGTCTCGTCGATGGGCTGGAAGAAACTCGGCCATCCCGTTCCGGAGTCGAATTTGGCGTCCGAAGCGAAGAGGGGGGTGCCGCAGCCGGCGCAGGCATAGACCCCGGTCTCGTGATGGTCGTGATACAGGCCCGTGAAGGCGGGTTCCGTGCCCTTTTCGCGCAGCACATGGTACTGCTCGGGCGTCAGGGACTCGCGCCACTGGGCGTCGGTCTTGATGATCTTTTCCATTGCCTCTCCTCCGGCCGGCCAGGTTGAGGCCAAGGCCAGCACCATAATTGTCAAGAGCAGGGCTCGCGGCCCTTTAGCGTTGGCGACAGACATTGCTGTTCTCCTTGTTTCAGGTTTTCTAATGCCGGCGCTGAACCTGTAAAGGAGCACATTCCAGTTGGAATGTTTTCCCGTTCGGGGTACGGACAGCATCAAAAGCAGGAGGATTCATGAACAGCCCGGAGATCAACCATACCGTGGAAGTGCTCAAGGACGATATCCAGCGGCACGTGGCCCTGACCCTCGGCAGCGACCCCTTCCCGCCCCGGCAGATGCACTACTACCTCGGTCTGTGCTACAGCGTGCGCGACCGCCTGGTCAGCAAGTGGCTGGAAACCCAGCGCTCCTACTACGATTCCATCGCCAAGCGGGTCTACTACATGTCCCTGGAATTTCTGCCCGGCAGGTTCCTGATGAACTACATCCAGGCTCTGGGCATCGAGGACGAATGCCGGGAGGCCGTGCGCGATTTCGGTCTGGATCTGGACGAGCTGCTGGAGGAGGAGTGGAACCCGGGCCTGGGCAACGGCGGCTTGGGGCGGCTCGCGTCCTGCTACATGGACTCCATGGCGACGTGCAGGATTCCGGCCTACGGGTACGGCATCCTCTATGATTACGGCATCTTCTATCAGACCATCGTGAACGGCTACCAGCACGAGTGCGCGGACAACTGGCTGCGGCAGGACTCGCCGTGGGTCCTTCGCCGCGTAAACTTCATGTATCGCATTCACTTTTACGGACGCAGTGAGGTCTATCAGGACAGCGCCGGCCTGGAGCGGTTCCGCTGGGTCGACACGGACTCGGTCATGGCCATGGCCTGCGACATCATGGTCCCGGGGTACCTGAACGGTAACGTGACCAACATGCGGCTGTGGAAAGCCATCTCCACCCGCGATTTCGAGCTGGAGGTCTTCAACCGCGGCGACTACATCGGCGCAGTGCAGGCCAAGGCCGAGAGCGAGAACATCTCCAAGGTCCTCTATCCCAACGATCAGAGCGCCCGCGGCAAGGAGCTGCGCCTGCGGCAGCAGTATTTCTTCGTAGCCGCGACCTTTCAGGACATCCTGCGCCGCTTCCGCAAGAACAACTACTCATCCTTCGACTGCTTCCCGGACCAGGTGGCCGTGCAGCTCAACGACACGCACCCGGCCATCAGCATCGCCGAGCTCATGCGCCTGCTGGTCGACGACGAGGCCCTGGACTGGGAGCGGGCCTGGGGCATCTGCCAGCGGACCTTCTCCTACACCAACCACACCGTCCTGCCCGAGGCCCTGGAGACATGGTCCGTGGACCTCGTGGGGAACGTCCTGCCGCGGCACATGCAGATCATCTTCGAGATCAACCGCCGCTTCCTGGACGAGGTCGACCGCAGGCACCCCGGCCGCACGGACCTGCTGCGCGCCCTGTCCCTCATCGCCGAAGGGGACCGCAAGCAGGTGCGCATGGCCCACCTGGCCATCGTCGGCAGCCACAAGGTCAACGGCGTGGCGCAGCTGCACTCGAACATCCTGAAGAACAGGCTGTTCCGGGACTTCGACGAGTTTTATCCGGGGCGCTTCATCAACGTGACCAACGGCATCACGCCGCGCCGGTGGATCCTGCAGGCCAACCCGGCCCTGTCCGAGCTCATCACCTCCGTCATCGGCGACGAGTGGATCATGGATCTGGACCGGCTCGACGCCCTGGCGCCCCATGCCGAGGACCCCGATTTCCGGCAACGCTGGCAGGAGGTGCGGCGGCGCAACAAGAAACTCCTGGCCCGCTACGTGCTGCGCAAGCTGGGCGTGGGCCTGAACCCCGCGACCCTCTTCGACATGCACGTCAAGCGCATTCACGAGTACAAGCGCCAGCTCCTGAACGTCCTGCACGTCATCACCCTCTACAACCGCATCCGCACCGAGGCCGGAGGCCACCACACGCCGCGCACCGTCTTCTTCGGGGGCAAGGCGGCGCCGGGGTATTTCCAGGCCAAGCTGATCATCAAGCTCATCAACTCCGTGGCCGCCGTGGTCAACGCGGACCCGGCCGTGGGCAGCGACCTGCGTGTGGTCTTCCTGCCCAACTACTGCGTGTCCCAGGCCGAAAAACTCATCCCCGCGGCGGACCTCTCGGAACAGATCTCCACGGCGGGCATGGAAGCCTCGGGCACGGGCAACATGAAATTCTCCCTGAACGGGGCTCTGACCATCGGCAC
Proteins encoded in this region:
- a CDS encoding nicotinate-nicotinamide nucleotide adenylyltransferase; translated protein: MPNPLAGSVGILGGTFNPVHNGHLRMALEAREALGLARVDLMPARIPPHKGEVGLLDFDTRLGLLREAVEGVDGLGASDFEGGMPVPSYSFATLTRLREFAPDVNHVFILGSTDLLTLPEWHRGLELPLLADLAVVDRMGIGLDRVDGFLDEHWRFEKEGPGLRRIAGGRLVAFVSMPRLDISASMVRDKFCAGLETSGLVPEAVRRRLRDESRVFLDCWQSQP
- a CDS encoding Dabb family protein codes for the protein MVGHIVMWKLKDSAEGKTAAENAKIMKDMLSALPGLIPELRTLVVSADVFASIPETQVVLYTVFDSPEDLQTYQVHPEHQKCVSFVSAVAAERRVVDYNF
- a CDS encoding 3D domain-containing protein — its product is MNGHGSFVVTSLFFAMFSTLVGFGVQKTAESEARQQYLPRIQALDEERQELTRQVAELEQMKIKEVTVTAYSPTEAECGPDPHVTASMVKARPGIVAVSRDLFDQGWVFGKKVYVKGHGIFEIADLMSKRHTQRVDIFFPDTEKAKNFGVKQVKVALLAG
- the msrB gene encoding peptide-methionine (R)-S-oxide reductase MsrB, whose translation is MEKIIKTDAQWRESLTPEQYHVLREKGTEPAFTGLYHDHHETGVYACAGCGTPLFASDAKFDSGTGWPSFFQPIDETHVSTHEDRSWFMVRTEVVCAVCDGHLGHVFPDGPKPTGLRYCINSAALNFVPQNTK
- a CDS encoding glycogen/starch/alpha-glucan phosphorylase codes for the protein MNSPEINHTVEVLKDDIQRHVALTLGSDPFPPRQMHYYLGLCYSVRDRLVSKWLETQRSYYDSIAKRVYYMSLEFLPGRFLMNYIQALGIEDECREAVRDFGLDLDELLEEEWNPGLGNGGLGRLASCYMDSMATCRIPAYGYGILYDYGIFYQTIVNGYQHECADNWLRQDSPWVLRRVNFMYRIHFYGRSEVYQDSAGLERFRWVDTDSVMAMACDIMVPGYLNGNVTNMRLWKAISTRDFELEVFNRGDYIGAVQAKAESENISKVLYPNDQSARGKELRLRQQYFFVAATFQDILRRFRKNNYSSFDCFPDQVAVQLNDTHPAISIAELMRLLVDDEALDWERAWGICQRTFSYTNHTVLPEALETWSVDLVGNVLPRHMQIIFEINRRFLDEVDRRHPGRTDLLRALSLIAEGDRKQVRMAHLAIVGSHKVNGVAQLHSNILKNRLFRDFDEFYPGRFINVTNGITPRRWILQANPALSELITSVIGDEWIMDLDRLDALAPHAEDPDFRQRWQEVRRRNKKLLARYVLRKLGVGLNPATLFDMHVKRIHEYKRQLLNVLHVITLYNRIRTEAGGHHTPRTVFFGGKAAPGYFQAKLIIKLINSVAAVVNADPAVGSDLRVVFLPNYCVSQAEKLIPAADLSEQISTAGMEASGTGNMKFSLNGALTIGTLDGANIEIREAVGEENFFLFGLTEEEVVGMRVDGYDPRQYFERSLELKKALDMIATGAFSPEAPDLFRPIVDSLLNQGDYYMVLADYESYVHAQEEVSRAYEDQERWTRMSILNTAHMGRFSSDRAIMEYARNIWQVTPLA